Within the Rhodovastum atsumiense genome, the region TCCTCGAACGCGCCCGTGCGCTCCTCGCCGCCCACGACGCAGCAGTGCGGTTCACGCCGACCCCTGCCGTGCGTTTCGCGATCGGCCTGAGTGAGCACGCCATCGGCGTCGGCCTGGAAAGCGTGCTGCGGCGGGTGCGGGCGGCGCTGCCCTGCGGCGCCACGGTCGAGGTGCGGACCGGGCAGTCGCAGCCGTTGCGGGCCGCTTTCGACGCCGGCGAGATCGACGCCGTGGTGATCCGCCGCGAGGCGGGCGGCAGCGAGGGCGAGGTGTTGGGAACCGACCCGCTTGGCTGGCGCGCGGCGGACGGGTTCAGGCTCTGCCCGGGTGAGCCGGTGCCGCTGGCGACGCTCGCGCCTCCCTGCGGCGTGCGGGCCGCGGCGCTGCGCGCCCTCGAACGGGCGGGGATCGCCTGGCAGGAGGCTTTTCTCGGCGGAGGTTGCGCGGCGCTGCTTGCTGGCGCGCGAGCGGGGCTGGGGGTGGCGCCCATGGGACGTGCCGCTTCCGGCGATGCGCCGGATGCCGGGCCGACGCTGGGACTGCCGCCGTTGCCGGCATCGGAAATCGTGCTGTTCGGCCGGGCGGGCGCGCCGACCAGCGCGGCCGCATTGCGCGCCGTCGCGGCCGGGTTGCGTGCGGCGTTGCTTCCCAGATAGGCGCGGCTTTCCGCTGCCTATCACCCCCGATAACCCGCATTTCCGCAGCCCGGGCACGGTCTTGGGCGGCCCAGGATAAGGCCGCCCTCCCGCTTCCTCAGCTGCGCATGAGGCGACGGAAATGCGTCTTCTGGGCCTGCCGCGTCGTCAGGGTCTTAGCCATGAGGTCATCGAGCGCGCGGACGCGCTTGGTCACCTGGTCGAGCAGCGCCGCAAGGATGGCGTTCCCGTCGCCATAGAGGGCATCTTCCAGACGTTCGAGAAGGCTGTTCGCCTCCCGGCCGTCCGCATGCGTCAGCGTCGCCTGGACGACGTAGCCCTGCGCCCAGGGCGCGCTCGCCTCCATGAACTCCAATGCCTTACGCGGTTCGTAAGCGGCGACGTCCTCGAGGTAGACGCGGAGAACCTCAGGGTCGATCTCGATACGACGCGGCGTGCAGACCACCTCGGCGACCAAGCCGCTCCCAAACTCGCTCTCGCCATCCCCTTCGAGTTCCCTGATGTACTGCTCATACAGGGGACAGGCGAACGCGACATTCGTGCCGGCCATCAAGGAGAACTGGCCCTCGCCCTCTCCGACGCGGATGCCTCCGCCGAACGGCACTCCCTGCTCCCAGCGCCGGGCCGAGCGGTCGAAGAAGCGCGCGGGCGGCTCGCCCGGCCTGTCCTGAACCATTGTCCACGGCTCGGCGACCAGGACAGCGCGGATCTTGTCCCTGTTCCTCACCAGGGCGAGCGAGACCACCTCGTAGACCTGAAACCGAACGCGCCCGATCTCCCGGCTGATATAGACCGGGAAGCCGGAGGGGTTCCGCTCGTGGCGGTAGCACTCGCCCTGACCCGAGGCGACGCGGCGCATGAAAAGCCGCACGGAGGGTTCGTGGCCGAGGTCGACAGGGTCATCAGGCAAGGCGACCATGCCGTTGGTCGCCGGGTCGTAGATCACCCCCATTCGCCCGCTCGCCTCGAAGAACTCCTTGAGGTCGATCAGCTCGCCGCCTGTCCCCTCCCGCGCCCTGCCGAAGTAAGTACCCAGCGCGATGAGGTCAGCCGCGAGTTCGTCATGGGGGGCGGACGTCTCTTCGTTGAACGGGGCGAGGTAGTCTGCCACCGCCACGCCGAGGTCCTCCAGAAGCGGAAGCTCCTCCTTCCCCGCCAGCCGGGCGACCGTCCGGACGATCTGGACGTAGCGCTGGAGCTTCTTCGAGATGTCCCGTCTGGCGGCG harbors:
- a CDS encoding LysR family transcriptional regulator, which produces MLDLESVRLFVLATDFGNLTRAAEAAGTVQPVVSQRLKALEAALGRRLLERTPRFVRPTPDGAAFLERARALLAAHDAAVRFTPTPAVRFAIGLSEHAIGVGLESVLRRVRAALPCGATVEVRTGQSQPLRAAFDAGEIDAVVIRREAGGSEGEVLGTDPLGWRAADGFRLCPGEPVPLATLAPPCGVRAAALRALERAGIAWQEAFLGGGCAALLAGARAGLGVAPMGRAASGDAPDAGPTLGLPPLPASEIVLFGRAGAPTSAAALRAVAAGLRAALLPR